Sequence from the Thermothelomyces thermophilus ATCC 42464 chromosome 2, complete sequence genome:
CCCGTTGTTCTGCCTCATCCGGAGGAGCAGCGGACTCGATCCAGACTGAATAAAGTCTCGATATTTGCCACAAACGGCAGGAATAGCTGATTTTTAGACTCTTCGCAAAATAACAACAAACAACAAAACAACATGGCTCCGCACGCTGAGATTGACGCGGCCACTGCGAACGGTGGTGGACACCACACCGTTACCAATGGCGCTGCGGCCAATGGCACTGCTGCCAACGGCTCGGCCGCTCGCCCCAAGTTCATTGTCAACTCCCCCAACGTGGTGTACACTGACAACGAGATCCGCTCCACGTACACCTACCGCACCACGGAGGTCACCGACCGCGAGGATGGCACCCGCGTGGTCACCCCGAAGGAGACGGTCTACGACTTCAAGCTTGACACCAAGATCCCCAAGGTCGGCGTCATGCTGGTCGGCTGGGGTGGCAACAACGGTAGCACCATCACCGCCGGCATCATTGCCAACCGCCGCGGCCTCGTCTGGGAGACGCGCAACGGACGCCAGGCTGCCAACTACTACGGCTCCGTCATCATGGGCTCGACCCTGAAGCTTGGCACTGACGCCAAGACCGGCAAGGAGGTCAACATTCCCTTCCACGACGTCCTGCCCATGATCCACCCCAATGACCTCGTCATTGGCGGCTGGGATATCAGCGGCCTGAACCTGGCCGATGCCATGGACCGCGCCCAGGTCCTGGAGCCGTCCCTGAAGAACCTCGTCCGCAAGGAGATGGCCCAGATGGTCCCGCTCCCCAGCATCTACTACCCTGACTTCATTGCCGCCAACCAGGAAGACCGGGCCGACAACCTGATCCCCGGCTCCAAGGCCTGCTGGGAGCACGTGGAGCAAATCCGCAAGGATATCCGGTACGTTGTAGCCGAGTCTTGGCGTTTACCCCGATTGTGACATGTGGGTCCTAACCGAGCCAACAGCGACTTCAAGGCTGCCAACGGCCTCGACAAGGTCATCGTCCAGTGGACTGCCAACACGGAGCGCTACGCCGACATCATCCCCGGTGTCAATGACACGGCCGACAACCTGCTCAACGCCATCAAGAACGGCCACGAGGAGGTTGCTCCTTCGACCGTCTTCGCCGTCGCTTCCATCCTGGAGAACGCCCCCTTCATCAACGGCTCTCCGCAGAACACCTTCGTTCCCGGCTGCATCGAGCTTGCCGAGAAGCATGGCGCTTTCATCGGCGGTGACGACTTCAAGTCCGGCCAGACCAAGATGAAGTCGGCCCTGGTCGACTTCCTCATCAACGCCGGCATCAAGCTCACCTCGATTGCCAGCTACAACCACCTCGGCAACAACGACGGCAAGAACCTGAGCTCGCACAAGCAGTTCCGCTCCAAGGAGATCTCCAAGTCCAACGTGGTCGATGACATGGTCGCCGCCAACACCGTCCTTTACAAGAAGGACGAGCACCCCGACCACATCGTCGTCATCAAGTACGTCCCTGCCGTTGGCGACAGCAAGCGCGCCTTGGACGAGTACCATGCCGAGATCTTCCTCGGTGGCCACCAGACTATTTCGTAAGtgcaacaccaccaccacgctGCTATTTATTACTACCGGCCCATCgccgtgtgtgtgtgtgtgtgtctgTGTGTGTGTCTCTGCTAACCCACTTGTTCCACACAGCATGTCCAATGTCTGCGAGGACTCGCTGCTCGCCTCCCCGCTCATCATCGACCTGGTCGTGGTTACTGAGCTGATGACCCGCCTCAAGTGGAGGCTGCACTCGGACGAGGCCGAGAGTGCCAAGGGCTACAAGAGCTTCCACAGCGTGCTCAGCGTTCTCAGCTACATGCTCAAGGCTCCTCTGACCCCGCCCGGCACTCCGGTCGTCAACGCCCTGGCCAAGCAGCGCGCCGCCCTGGCCAATATCTTCCGCGCCGTTGTCGGCCTGGAGCCCGAGTCGGACATGACTCTGGAGCACAAGCTGTTCTAGGCTGCCTCGTGGCTGGCACTCGCGGCTGCCCAGCAGCTGCGCAGTGAGGTGAGTAAAGGTTACCAATGAGATTTTGGAGCGACCTGACCCACTGCGCCTTCGCTTCGCTTCGTTTCGTATCCGATTGGGGAGGCTTTCTGCTTCATCATGATTTGCCAATGGACTTTTATGCCTCGGGATGAAACGGTTGGGTGGGTGGATATCCAGATGGTCTTTTTGTTGAATTATTCTCATAGAATAGTCCAATGATAGTCCAATGAATAGTCCATGTTACGACACTCGTTACACACATTTCATTCCAGAACCTTCTACCTCGATTGGGAACTTTGCCTGCATGTCTTTTCACCAAACTGCCATGATATGCTGGGAAATCTGGCGGACCGCACCCCTCCTCAACCGGGGCATTGGCAGCCCCTCCCCACTtccctcccttccccttttttccccctcctcctctcctccccTAGTCCTCCCAGAACCCGCGCCTCTTAGACGGTAATTGCGCATACTACATATCTATCTGTGCATGCACCTGCCTTGGCTACGTGATTGAATCTGAGGGAAAGGCAGTTGCTTGTTTGCCAACATCCTTGCTTGACTGTTAAAACGCGACTAGATCATAGCACAAGTGGAGGCGAGTGATGTTGTATATACGAATATCATTTAGCTCCATGTAATTACGCTCAAAACATGCTGGAAACAACTGAGTGCTGCCTATCCATGCTCCATCTCCTATGATCCTTGCAGAAGTAATCCTGAGTGGGGTTGAATGAGAAGTGGCATGTTtggggagaaggagaaggggggCAGATGGCAAGATTGATGAGGGGCTGGAAATATGTCACACATGCCACCACAGAATGCCGGCTCAGAGCCGCGACGTCATTTTCGCAGCGTCGCCCACCTCTTTTTGAGCGCGTTCCCGAAGTTGCTTGCGGAGGATCTTGCCAGACTGCGTGCGTAAGGTTGAGGGGGTCAGTCCCGACGGGATCGCCAGTTGCTAAAACGCCTCACTAGGGGAAACAAGGggggaaaagaagaagaagagaaattCAGACTTACGGGATTCTTGGGGATGGCGTCCACAAAGGCGACGCCGCCCTTGAGCTGCTTGTACCGCACCACCTTGCCCTCCATCCACCTGGCCACGTCCTGCTCGGTCGCGGCGGAACCGGGGCTCCGCACGACGTAGGCCCTTGGCACCTCCTCCCCGTCGATGGtgacgccgacgacggcggcgtcggcgacgTCTGGGTTGTCGAGCAGGATACCCTCCAGCTCGGCCGGGGCGACCTGGTTCCCCTTGACCTTGATGAGCTCCTTGACGCGGTCGACGACGTGGAAGATGCCGCCGGGCTTGTACTCGTCGACGAAGGCGATATCGCCGGTTCGCAACCAGCGGGTGCCGTCGGCGTCGACGACGATCGTCTCGGCGGTGGCGTCGGGCCGGCGCCAGTAGCGGCGCATCAGCGTCGGGCCCGTCACCCAGAGCTCACCGCGCTCGCCGGCGCGCTCGATCGGCGTCCGCCCGTCCGCCAGCGACACCAGCTTGGCCCGGCAGTTGGGGTAGACCTCGCCGACGCCGGCCGACGCGCGCACCGGCGTGTTGGGGTCCCACGACATGGCCGTGCACGTTAACTCGGTCATGCCCCACCCCTGGCGGATGAacacgtcgccgtcgccgccgtcgcgacGCTGCTCCCGGAACAGGCGCTCGGCCTCCTCGGAGACCTCTCGGGTCAGCGGGGCGGCGCCGCAGCCGATGGACTCGATGGACGAGAGGTCGTACTCCCCGGTGGCCGGGTGCTtggcgaggaggacgacgatggGGGGCACGAGGGTCAGGGTGGTGATGCGGAAGCGCTGAATGTACGAGAGCATTTTGACAAAGTCGAACGAGGGCATGACGTAGACCGGGATGTGCAGGTGGGGAAAGTTGGCGATGAAGAAGGTCTGGCCGTAGGCGTGGTAAAAAGGGAGTAAGGCGAGCCCGCGGTCCGTCTTCTGCTTCTTCTCATAGTCCGGGCGGAGCCTCCTCATGAaggcgacgccgacgccgttgGCGACGTACGACCGGTGGCTGATCTCGACGCCCTTGGGCACGCCCGTGGTGCCGCTCGAGTAGTTGAGGCAACAAGTGGTCTCTTCCGGATCCGAGGGCTCATCCCAGCTCCAGGCGTCGGCTTCGGCGGGGTGGCCGGCCAGCAGCTCCGTCCAGTGGCGCGCGCCGTCTACGCGGGCCCCGGCGCCCGGACCGGGGGAGGAGGCCCAAGCCAGCCGCGAGATGGGCACGGTGCTGCTCCCCAGGACGAAGATGCGGTCCCTTGGCAggccggcctcggcggcTGCCTCGAAGGCCGTCTTCACGGCGTGCTCGGCGACCAACAGGAAGCTCGCGCCGCTATCCTTGAGCTGATATGCCAGCTCCCGGCGGACGAAGGCCGGGTTGGCTCCGGTCACGATGCCCCCGGCCATAAGGACGCCGACGAAGACggaggggaagaagaggtTGTTGCCGGAGAAGATGAGCACCCTATCGCCCTTGTTGAGCCCGGCCTTCTGAAGCCCCAGGGCGACGCGCTTCCCAAGCAGACGGTAGTCGGCCAAGGTCAAGTAGTTCGCGTCTGGGTTCTCCGGATCGATGAAGGCCTTGTGGTCCGGCAACGGGCCGCACGCCGACCCAAAGATCCATTGCTGCAAGGAGCAGCGAGGAATGGGCACCGACCAGCGCGAGGTGATAACCATTGCGGAGAGAGGATGTGGCTTGCTGTCACTGAGGTCAACAACATTGTGTGAGCGCGGTGCGAGTTCTCGTACCCTGTAACCTCCGTAGAAAGCTCGGAAAGAGCCAGGGAATGCAACTTGCAATACGAGCGGTATCGATTGTCAATTGACTGGGGGATGACACCGACGCCCCAACAGCAAATTGGTGAGTCCTCGGGAGGAAGGTGCTACTGTTGGGCGAAGGGCCTGGCAGCCTGGATGAGCGTActactagtagtagtaaGTATGAAGAAGAGTATGAAAGAGGAAGGAAGACGGCTCGtttaggtaggtaggtaggtagttaTTTCCCTATACCTAACGAACTGCGGAGAGCACCTAAGGTAGCTCGGACCCGTGGCTGCGAAGCGAGCCAGACTGGTTGATATGCAAAGGCTTAAACACACAGGAGAATATCACCACGATGAGAGACACTCATATATGGTGATTCAGCCCAGTGGTacgaaaaagaaaaaaaagattcCCAGAATGAAGCAGGAGGGAGCGGGAGATATGCTTTTAACCATTCCGTTAGTACCGAGGAGTACTATTCATCAGCCTTACCCTTCGACGTTGGGGTGCCGTTCTTCCCACCATCGCTTGCCTGTACATACTGCGGTACTTGCGATCGGTCAAGCCATCTACCATGGCCTAGCAAATAGCTCCTCCAAAAGGACCCCGCATCAACCAACATAAACCCCCGTGTGAGTGGCTGGAGCGCGGTTGCCCTGTCCCGATACGCCGGTCCGAGGTGCTTGCCCGAAAGAGATGGGCAACCTTGGAAGTCGAGTTGATAGGCAATTCCAGTGCAGTATCTCCATGCTTCCCTCCTCCGTACGCCAATATATGGATATAAGTAGATTCTCTTTGTTTACCTTTTTGCGTCttattttcttcttcttcatcaTCTTCTTCTACTTGTTATTCTCACCATCTTCCATGCCAGATGAAGCCAGCTTAGTCCAAATATCCACAAAAGTTCTGTGAAGGTTGAACCCGCGGGACGGTTGCAGCGTTGACAAACAAGGCCAGGAGGGGTTCGGCTGGACTGACGCGGGAAGGGAGCTATTCGCCGATTGGAGGGGTGGGGACCACAGTCCACACTCCCCGCATTAGGGACCGGGTTCCCCATATTCTTGGCCGGGAACGCACTCCGTACCGAGGCACTTTTGAACTGGACGCTTCTGGAGTCTCCACTGGAGTTGTTCCATACTGCGTAACTACTGCATAGAAGGGTCAAGGTTGCGAAAGCGCATCTCGGGGATGAGACGGACATGCGCCGTCCCTTACAAGTGATGATGCTGCCCCGTCATCCCGCGCGTTTTGATATCCGGCTGAGGCGAGTTGGGAACTCGGAGGTGGTCAGCTTCCTGCCCCGACTTGGCTGCTTCCGACGTCGACGTTCGTGCTGAGTTCGGAGGTGGCATAGGAGGTGCGTGTTCCAATCGGACATGATAGTACGGCTGCGGCTTGTGCTACGAAAGGGAGGGTACTGTGCTTGCGGGATTTGCTCCACAAATCGCCATCTTGAACCGCGGACTTTTGACATGATTGTCTGCATAGTAGATTGTCTGCATAGTACTCCATGCACTCGTGTACAtaaggtacagtacatatcTACATGCATACCTTGTACGTACATGCGCGGTGCTGTGCGTTCTCTTGATTGGAAAATGAGAACCCGCTACAAATGTAAAACTGCCGTTTCTGATCGTCACCACGCTGGACCCGCTGCTGACTCGGGCACCAGGGGCCGCCGCGGCAGCCCGGCACAGTCAGAACTCAAAAGTCCGAGCTGCTGTGGCCCCCAGGGCGCTCCTACTGCGGTGCCGTGGAGTTCGCTCCCGTGCTCTCGGGACGGCCAGTTCCCCGGTTCTTTGCTGCAGGGTAACACACCGTCAGATTCCAGGGACTTTTAGAATGATACACAGCCAATTGTTTCGGAATCACAGAAGCTCATTGCTTAGTCGCCATCACATCATCAAGTTCTAGTCCCCCTTGTTTGGGGTGGACGTGTGGCTCACCCCGGCCAGGCGATACCGATTTAGATGTCGGGTAGGTATTCGAGAAACCAGCCGAGAAACTTACTCAATTCATCCCTGAAGAGAGCCTCAAGAACGGGAAAGGCGTTCACGTGAACAATCCCTAGTTTGCACCAGGCGTGGTGGCAGAGTGGTCTAATGCGCAAGACTAGAAATCTTGTTCCTTCGGGAGCGTCTGTTCGAATCAGGCCCACGTCGAAACCCTCCAGCAGTCGACTCTGAGTCGTCGCGTCTGCATCTGtcttttttgtttttctttaATTGCACTACGCTGTCCATCCCAAACAACTCAAGACTCGATCCCATTTGATCTGCTGAATGGCATTACTTCACGGAAGGTGCAAATTACTGAAACCCCCGCGGCGTGGCGGAAGCTGACTCGGTTGATTGGTTGGCGGGACCCAAGTCATGTTGACCACCCATTTTAGGTACTCTGACGGTTCCCAATAGGCCTTTTTCAGCTGCTTGTTCAGGGCTGATTAACCCACTACTCGAGTACTTTACCCCAGCTCCCGTTAGGTCCAGATTCTCAAACTTTCATCCATCCACCGCCGTCAAGTTTACAGGCAGGTTCTCATCCACCCTTTCTCAATTAGTATCTAGACTTCAGTGGTCTGTGGTAATTGATTAGCGACAAACTGCGGCAGTCTTCAACCAAGGGCTTCAATTTTGAACATCTCTAAGACGTTCACTGTCTCACTGTGCTGCTTTTGCTTTTGCTCAATCACCTGGGAATAATAATTAATGATTGGCCCGCGGCTCGATCGTCCCGACCCACGCCAGGACTTCATCGAAGGCCTCTAAAACGCTCTCTCACAACCACACATCCCGTCTCGCCTATCTTGTCTCGTTTGTTTGGGAAGCTGGAGTGCCGGAATTGAGTCAACGGAATGATTTCCATCCCATGGACCTGGCCCCGCTCCGAGACGGCTGCCGACTACTCCAGTGCGGTGGTCCCGCTCGACGAGGCACATCAGCACAGCCACTCCTACCGGCTACGGCCGCGACCCGAGTCCGGGGAACGGCGGGGCGATGGGGTACCTGGCCATGGCGATGaccacggcgacgacgacgacggagcAGACAAGGACGGCGAGGAGGGGGACACGGCTATGCTTGTCATGACCAATGCCGCAGCCGGGTACAGCATTGAAGGGCTGAGGAGGGAGGTgcggagggggaggagaggCGAGAAGTGGACGGCTTACGAGAGTGAGTATTGGCCGATTGCTTTCTCGTGTCCAGCTCGGCTCCACTAGCAGGAAGTCGGCAAGCAGGTGAGGGAAGCTGACGAAATGATGATAGTGAAGTCGAAACTCATCAACAAGGCCATCCAGGATATCGGCATGGGGAGGTACAACTGGCAGCTGTTTGTGCTTTGCGGGTTTGGGTGGTTCGCCGATAAGTGAGTGCTCTCCAGTCCGTCGGGCTGTGTCCTCCATAACTGACCGCAAATCTCGTAGCCTGTGGATGCAGGTACGTGTGAATCCTTGTGTGTCGAGAGGCCCTGAGTGAAACTGACCAGCGCAGGGCGTATCACTTACACTTCCCTCTCTCTCGGCCGAATTTGGAGTCTCAGAGAAGTCAGTCCGCTACACGACGTCTTCTTTGTTTGTCGGCTTGTGTCTCGGCAGCTTCTTCTGGGGCATTGGCTCAGACATCCTGGGCCGGCGTATAGCCTTCAACCTAACCCTTCTCATCACCAGCGTCTTCGGGACTGCGGCAGCATACGCGTCGAGCTGGGCCGGCGTATGCCTGTTGTATGCAGTCCTGGGCTTTGGTGTTGGTGGCAACCTGCCCGTAGACGGCGCTCTCTTTCTCGAATTTCTCCCAGACGCCTCCAGTTCTTTGCTGACCCTTCTCTCCGTGTGGTGGCCGGTTGGTCAGCTCTGCTCGTCCCTTTTTGCCTGGTTCTTCATTGCGAACTGGCCAGTGGATCAAGGATGGCGCCACTTTGTCCGGACAATCGGCATCATCACCTTCGTCATGTTTCTCATCCGTTTTTTCCTCTTTCACATGTTTGAGTCTCCGAAATACCTCCTATCGCGGGGTCGACAGGCCGAGGCGGTTGCCGTGGTGCAAGGCATAGCGCTGAAAAACGGCAAGAAGACTTGGCTGACCGAGGAGGTTTTGGATGCGGTAGTCGAGGACTCGGCCCCTCGCGTCCACACACGTCTCTCGACCAGGAACATCATCCGGAACAAGCTCGCCTCTTTCTCGGCCGAACGCATCCGGCCGCTCTTTAATACCCGCAAGCTCGGCCTGACTACGACCCTGATCTGGTTCAGCTGGGCTACAATCGGGCTGGGCTACCCTCTCTTCAACGCCTTCCTTCCCCAATACCTCTCCCACGGCGggaacggcggcggcggcggcggcggcgacaacACGGGCGATATCCCGGCATCTGAGATTACAGGCGAGACGTACCGCAACTACGCCATCACCAGCGTCGTCGGGGTGCCCGGCAGTCTGCTAGCGGCGTACTCGGTCGACATGAAGTCGCCGTTCCTTGGGCGGCGCGGCACGCTGGCCATATCGACGCTGGTGTCGGCCGTGTTTCTGTTCATGTTCGTCCGGCTGGGCAAGTCGCCGACGTCGCAGCTGGTCTTCTCGTGCGTCGAGGCGTTTGCGCAGAACATCATGTACGGCGTGCTGTACGCGTTCACGCCCGAGATCTTCCCCGCACCGGTCCGCGGGGCCGGTACCGGGGTGGCGAGCTTTTTGAACAGGGCGACGGGCTTGATGGCGCCCATTATTGCTGCGACGGTGCCTGGGGACGGGACAACGGCGCCGGTGCATCTCTCGGCCGCGCTGATCTTGGCTGCCTTCGTGGGCATCTGTATGATTCCGATAGAAACAAGGGGGAGGCAAAGGTTGTAGAGTGTCTTTTCCCTATCAGTATTCATCGAGCATTGTTGGATAGGCGTTGTGGGCTCGCGAGTCCAGGTTCGGCGCACACAAAAATatatacacacacacacacacacacagggTCGACAGTATTTGTTGGAAGGATTGAGGTGGTCAAGAAAAAGGGGTGAAAAAAAACAGTATCTGCATTAGGAAAAGGTGTCATCACGGTTCAATTTACACGCCTACGCTACCGGGTGCCTCTGGCCCCTGCCGGCGCGTCGATTCTGCGCTTCGCAAACGACCGCCCCAAAGCATCCCGAACCATAGGGTCCGAGCGGATCGTGTTTTGAACCAGCCACTCCTTGACCTTGGCCCACATGGAACTCCGTATCTGCTCATCCCCGGCAAAAGGCGCCAGCTCCGTTTCCAGTAACCTGGTAGCATCCGCATCCAGCCTCTTGACTGTCATCTCTAACCTCTCCAGCCCCTCCCTCAACGCCTTCTCTTCGTTGCCGCCCCTGCTCCCGCTCACCACCACCTGGCCGCTCGACGTGTCCGCCGACAGCAGCGGCCCGATCTGGGAAAACGCAATGTACACCGTCACGCTCAGGTTCCTCGCCAGCGCGATGGCCTGGAACTGCAGATACGGCGCGCGGCCCAGCAGCCTCCCCAGCAGCGGGTTGACCACCTTGTCGAGGATCCCGGGCATGTCGGGCCGCGTGACGGTGTGGGCCTCGAAGACGAACAGGACGGCCAGCACCAGCCAGCGCTCGTACCGGCCCCAGTCGAGGTAGCCGAGCAGGCCGAGGCCGTAcatggcgacggcggcgacggcgtagTAGGGCACGAGGGTCTGGGCGCCGCGGATGACGAAGTCGCGGACGGTGACGCAGCGCGGGGCCCACGAGGCGACGGCGTCCGGGCCGAAGCGCTCGTACGCGAACCGCCGGGCCGGGTCCGTCAGCGTGTCGGCAGCCGTCTTGAGGTGCACAAAGTAGGCGTTggcgtcgtcggcgccgccggccttGTCCGGGTGGTGCAGCGCCGCGAGGCGGCGGAAGCGCGACTTGACCTCGCGCTCGGTCGCGTGCAGCGGCACGCCCAGGTCCGTGTAGAAGGTGCCCTGGCGCCGGAGCTCGTAGTCGGCTTCGTAGATGGTGTAGAGCAGGTAgagggcgacgacggcgatgtGGATGCGCCGGCGGTGCTCCGCCCAGCGCGGGGTGCCCGGTTGCGGCTTGGGGTCGCCCGCGCGGATGGTGATGCTGTAATAGAGAGACTGCGTCCAGCCTGTGACGAGCTGTTGATGGAACGTCAATTCTTGTCAGTTACCCTTGTTATTTATATTCGTACCATCCGGCGAGGACAGggaaccaaaaaaaaaaaaaggacaaTAAGAAGTCAGGCAAGGAGGAGAGGGgtagaggggggggggggggttgcgTACGCCGGGGAGGAAGCTCCAGCCCAGGAGCGAGAGAAGCGCTGACATGGCTGCTGGTGATGGTTTTCTGCAGTCTTGATTCTAACAACCGGCATTAAAAGTCTAAAACATTTCGAGGTAGATGCAGCCGCCAGTCACAAGGGGAGCGGAGAACCGATTGTTGGCGCCGGTAAGACCGGCGAACCAGGAAAAGTGTCAGATCAGTTCGCGCTTGGTTGGGCTCTGAAACCCTGGACCGCAAGGTAGAAGCTTTCCAGCGTCTCCCATTCGCCTGAGGGAAGCGAAAATAATCTGGTACTTACAGCCAGCTTCTTCGAGGCGTGGTGGCAGAGTGGTCTAATGCGCAAGACTAGAAAT
This genomic interval carries:
- a CDS encoding Myo-inositol-1-phosphate synthase (hypothetical myo-inositol-1-phosphate synthase), whose translation is MAPHAEIDAATANGGGHHTVTNGAAANGTAANGSAARPKFIVNSPNVVYTDNEIRSTYTYRTTEVTDREDGTRVVTPKETVYDFKLDTKIPKVGVMLVGWGGNNGSTITAGIIANRRGLVWETRNGRQAANYYGSVIMGSTLKLGTDAKTGKEVNIPFHDVLPMIHPNDLVIGGWDISGLNLADAMDRAQVLEPSLKNLVRKEMAQMVPLPSIYYPDFIAANQEDRADNLIPGSKACWEHVEQIRKDIRDFKAANGLDKVIVQWTANTERYADIIPGVNDTADNLLNAIKNGHEEVAPSTVFAVASILENAPFINGSPQNTFVPGCIELAEKHGAFIGGDDFKSGQTKMKSALVDFLINAGIKLTSIASYNHLGNNDGKNLSSHKQFRSKEISKSNVVDDMVAANTVLYKKDEHPDHIVVIKYVPAVGDSKRALDEYHAEIFLGGHQTISMSNVCEDSLLASPLIIDLVVVTELMTRLKWRLHSDEAESAKGYKSFHSVLSVLSYMLKAPLTPPGTPVVNALAKQRAALANIFRAVVGLEPESDMTLEHKLF